attaataccacccggtagcggATGGTGACGATCGATTTAGGATGGTAACGGGGCGGAAACAACCCCCATcgatggtaccgctcggtagcgggcAGTCCATGTACCAGTTTgttggcggaccggtacgtaccgcttggtacgggtgttattatttgaaattataatCCTTGGTTAGGACTATGATTTGGAAGTCTAGATGAACGTCTCAAAGGTAGCATTTCTTTTCATGGTATTGGTTTATAAATTCATGTTCGAGCTTTATTAGATGCTTGTTGCACCTTATTAATTATGCTTTGCTTGTTGTGTAATTTCATATGCAGAGAAGCTTTTAGTTGCACCTGTCATGTTATCTTCGTTCCCTTAAAATACTAGGAATATTTTAATTCAACTCCATGATTGTTGTATGTGTATTGTTCATTTACCGTAGTTGAATTATTTGTCCTGATTGGTGCCTTCGCATATATGTTGGTTGTATCGTAATAAAATGTGATTCTTTGTTTTTTTATGACTTATGTGCGCCTAGCATGTATGTGTTGATTGTAtagactgtgtgtgtgtgtgtgtgtctgcatCTGTGTTTATTTCATTGACGTAAGTGGTTCAAGAAATCATTTAGAACCCTTTCTGCTTTGCAGATCCATACATTTTGAACCTAGTGTAAACCACATATCTATAATCACATGTTCAAGAAATTACTTGCTTTGACTAAGAGATATATTTTTTGCTTTATGGTAATAGACAGAAAGAAGGGCTAGGATTCGGAAGCTTCGGCTTGAAGAGGGTGCAAGAAAGGCAGCTGAGGAGTTAGAGAAATGTATTTATTCTAAGACACAAAGAAACTGCATTCAGAATTGGTCGTTCAAAATTTTCCCTGCAATTCACTTGTATATAAATTTCTGTGCAGATGATCCATCTAAAGATCCTCATGTCACTGGAGATCCATATAAGACATTGTTTGTAGCAAGGCTTGTAAGTCATTTGCATTCAAGGGTCATCTCTATTTGTTCTTTTGTTTTGTGTATCATTTGTCAAAATCCTTTTGCAGAATTATGAAACCACTGAACACAGAATTAAAAGGGAGTTTGAAACTTATGGACCAATTAAGCGGGTAAGTATATTGGATTGTTCCTTTTGGGAGCTCATGATATCGCTCTCAACTTGGGTAAGGTTATTAATAATTTCATTGGCCCTAAGGGAAAAAAAGTGTCTAAATTTTAAAAACTGACTTGCAGAAGTCATTATATTTTCTGTATTTCTCAGAGTTTTTATttcaatttttgttttttgttggaTAAATATTCTTCTTCAGTTCTAATCATCAGAAATTTAGCACCATGCATTTCTATATTGATATTAACTAGCAATTGTTTGAATTATCCATACATTTTCTTCCTCATCATTGCCACTCCTCTACCACCACCATCACTTGGCATCTGCCTTCAACACTATCCAGCAGTATACATCTTCCTATCAACACCACCCCCTCTATCAACAGCGCCAGCAGCAATGGTGAAGACAGGTTAGTGATCAAGTAATTGGTAGTCCTGGTGGTAGACATGGTGTAGTTACTGGGGGAGGCAGAGATGGTGGTGGAGGTAGGGACAATAGCTATATTGGAATTGGGCATTGGGCATTGAGCAGATAGCCTAGGTTAAGATGGTGATACGAGTGGCCTTTTGGGATTGGAGTTCAtatgaagaaaaaaggaaaagatagACTGAGGTAGGGTTGAGGTGAAGGATGCAGCCCTTTTTTATATTGGGGACGGTTGGGCTGGGGGGGGAGCGGGGGAAGAAGGCATTGATAGTGTTGATAGTGGGTGCAGCAATTAGTGGTGGTGAAGGTAGTGTTGTACATGTTGGGGCTGCAATCGAGTAATAGTGTTGGTGGAACAGTGACATATTATTAGTCATTAAACATTAAACTATACAATAGTAGAATATAGTAATTACATTGCAGTACAGTCAAGATGTCTAGAAAACTGGGTAATCTTTGATTGTAAATTGTAATACCTCGGAAGGTATTTACTTAGTTTCCTTAATGAACTAGCAAGGTAAGAagttaaagataaaaaaattagtttataATAATTGATTCGCATGTTCATTATTGTAACTGTTTTTAAGGAAAAATATTTACTCGTTTACTTGTTTCACTGTAAAAATATTGGATTTTTAGGCAAATTGAGTATGAGGACATGATAATTACTACTTAAATGTTGGTCTGGTTACAAGTCTGTCATCTAGCTagcaatttttaatatttttgttggCTTTACTAGTGTGCTATTTTGAGATAACAAATGGTGATACAAGTCTCCATTTTGCATGTTAAGATGCATATTGGCCCTTGTAGTGGATTGCATGATGTTTTTGCTTCGTACAtggaatttttttgatgaaatatgAACTTCCTTCAATTTAAGTTGTTTTTAATGGAATCTTGGTGCATCAGGTAATTATGGTagtgtaaatatttttttctatgttTACAATCTTTTCCTTCTTTTAAGTATGATTGTTAGTATCAATAAGAAACTTCAAAATCAATTCACAGCAAAGGTATAAGAAGAGGTATATGTGTCATAGAAGGAAAATTGAGTTTATCTGATATATGATTTCTTTAGTTTCTTGGTATTTTCTTGGTCACTAGCATCATCTGAGGATTCAGAACATAATTACTTGGTGAAGAGATCACAGGTAGTGGCAGGTAAAATCTCTGGGTCTATGTAGGTTATCCTTTCATGTTTCCCTTTTAATCTTGTATTCAAAGACCATTTAGATGGCATCCTGCCTTTTAGCAACTGGTAAGTGATATTCTTTAATTATCAATATCTGGGAAGAAGCAGTCTATCACTGAACAAGTTTTCCTACTGTTTATTCTCTGTCAAAGAACAACAACGGTCTTTCCTACATGGCGCCATAATCGTGAGCAGAGTCTTCAAGCTGTAAAGGAAGCTTACCCCTTCCCTTTCTCCCTTAATTTTCCTGTTTCTATCCAAACATATTTCTGGATTCTTCATCATCCAAGTTGAAGACTGTGCAATTTTACTGTCACTAATAATTTTACTTCTGATTTTAAAGGCCAAATGAGAATATACCTTTGATTGGGAGTATTTTCTGGTACATCAGTATCTGTTTATATTTCACTATTTATAATATCCTTGGTAAGAAGACCATAAAACTATTTGATTCGTCTGCTAAATTGGGAACATACACCAGTTTATCTGCCAACTCAATCATAAGGTGGTGATGCATCTCCCATGGTGAAGCTGTATTTTGAGAGGTGAGCACGGCTAGTGAGGCGTGTTGCCTGCTGTCGTGCATTTTAATAGGATATAACATAAAATATTTGCCAATAAGCCTCGTgatattttctcaagtatattaATTCGACTCCTTTTTACTTTACAGTTATGTTTCTTCTACTCTTTAACTTCCAGGTGCGGTTAATTACTGACAAGGTGGTGAATAAACCTCGAGGTTATGCTTTTATCGAGTACATGCATACACGAGATATGAAAAGTATGACTACAACTGGCTTGTAATCTGAAAAGTTTTGAAACGTGGCATACatggattgtggtgactgcagccTAATTCTCTACATTATGCAGCTGCCTACAAGCAAGCTGATGGAAGGAAGCTGGATAACAGAAGAGTTCTTGTGGATGTAGAACGTGGTAGAACTGTTCCAAACTGGCGACCTCGAAGATTGGGTGGTGGACTTGGATCAACCAGGATTGGAGGTGAAGAAGCAAATCAGAAGCATTCTGGAAGGtaattaaaattacttttcatTTGCCTGCAatgttttagttttaatttagcaTGAATTTTGTGTTCTATTCCCATGGCTTTGGTGTTGTTAGTTTGTGTCCCTTAATTTAGCATAAGGGATAACTTATTCGGTAGTACATTCTAACTTACTGTTAGTTTTAAGAATTCTTTGGGTGTGTTATCTTTTCTATTTATATGAATATCTTGTCTTATCATGTCAAAAGTTCTAGTTCAGTGTGTGCCCTTCATCGGTTGATAACTCAAGATATGCATTTGAAAGCCTGCCAGTGGTACAAATTGAAGCTCTAAATGAGCTGCAGCTTTGTAGGTGTCTCATGGAAATATGTTGTTCGGTTCATAATGGTAAACACTACACATTATGATGCAGCATTCATTTGCCAATATCTTTGAAGAATGTAGTTGAATGTACAAAATTTTTTGCCAAGAACTTTTCTCATCCTGTGTGACTTTCTGGTAAATGGGGTCCATTGATGGGGTTATAATAGCCTCATCTGTGGGTCCAAGTCAGGTTTATGAGTAGAACAATGATGGATGAGAAAGTTTTTAGCATGGACAAAACCTTACATATTTCTGGAAGGCAGTAGGTTTATTCACATCAAGATAAAGAGATTTTTCATAAAGGTGAAGTCCATTTTATTTGATAGATGTCAACCCCTTCAAAGTATTAATTTACATGTATACCACTGCGAACTAAATTTATCTACACCATTTCTTTTGTGGATAATAGAGCTTGATTATCAGTTTACATGTAAACTTACAAAAATAATCATTTGTATTAAACCATTGGAAGTTCCACTTAGGGGAAGGTGAGAAAGTGGGGTAAAATAGATGATGAGGTAAAATTACAATTGTTCGTACAATGCTTAGCTTATAAAACATGATTGAGGGTAGAAAGTTCATTTGGTTGTTTAGGTTGGAAGTAACTTAGATCTATTGACAACATGTGGACTGGTTGGAAGGTGGTCTGAGCGTTCAACGTACCTCCTAAGGTAAAAATGTTCATTTGGAAGCTTATTTTTCATCGGCTCCTGACTTCATCTTGGATGTCAAGAATTTATCATTCTCAAATGCCTCCATGCGACATCTACAACCTATTTCATGATtcaatttttcatattttctttacATGCTCCTACGCATCCTCTTTCTGGAGATTGGTGGAATCTAAACTCAATTATTCATTCAAATTCTTTAATTCTTGGGAACGCGATGCTTAGATCAATGAAGGATTGGATCTTGACAAGGATTCTGGTATTTTCCCATGCAGTTTAATTGCTAACTCTTTGGTTTCTGTGGATCAATCAAAACAACCTATTGCTTTACGACTGTCATTCCATATTGCTATCAACTTGGTATCGTGCTCTTGCTATGTCCAATGATTATATGATTCAACATAAGTTTGAGGAGAAACCTAGATCCTTGCCTTATATTTCCCAAATAATCTCTTCCAATCTTGGTCACTATGCTGAATGTGATGGGTCCTTCAATCCTTCCTCCGAGTTGGCTGGTCTAGGTTATACTGTTTGAATCACTATTGGATCCGTTGTTGTTGCTGGATGCAATTTTGTCAAGGTTTCCTCCCTTGTTACTGCTGAATGTCTAGCTATTTTTCACTGCCTCTCAAGAGCTGTTTAGGAATTCAAGAAGGCTTTAAAGACATTTGGATCAAAACGGACTGTTAGCTTATTATACTTTGGCTTAATCATCCAGCTTCTTCGCCATGGGTAGTTCGAAATATTTTGATCAACTTAATAACTTTAGCCAAAAGTTTCAATGTTATCTCTTCAGCTTATATTACTCATGACACCAACAGCGAAGCTCACATATTGGCTAACTTGGTGCATTGTAGAAAGATCTCCTAGATGTGGGGTTGTGATCTTCCCACTAACTTTTGTTCAAACATGTTACTTCACATGTTTGAAGATGAATAAatgatttatgttttaaaaaCAAAAACTGAGACTTAACTAGGATAGTATGACATCTATGGACAGGTTGTAACCACAAGGACAAGtggtgaaaaggaatctgatttATGAGAATTGGTATGCAAATCAATATCTTCAAGCAGTCAATAAGCAATTAGTCAATTTTAGAGGGTTATATGTACTTATCAGAAAGCTTAGATCTTTTCAGAGACGTGGATGTGATCTTTTATTGCATGTTTGTCATTTTCATttaccattttcttttctttttccatctCATTGATGTTTTACATATCCTTGAAACTCAGTGTaaataatctataaaatcaaTATATGTGGAAATTGTTAGGGAGCTTCTGACAAGTCAAATTCTTTTTGTGTCTGCCATATGTAGTTTCTTTCTATCGAAAAGTGGATAGCTGGTTCAACAGCTTATAACCCTACTCTGGTATATAAACTTTTATCTTCTGTTGACCAGGGACCAACAGCAAATTGCATCAGGAAGCTCCAGATCAGCAGAGCCCAGGTCTGAAGATGTTCGACATCTTGATCGGTAGAGCTCCtacatattatttttaaattaattatgcaAAGCATACATATTAAAATTGCATGTGTTTCTTTGCTCAGAACAAAATTCcttgtttgcttctcttttattGTATCTAACAGATTAAGTTATGTTCCAGAGATAGGGAGAAATCACGAGAAAGAGGCAGAGATAGGGAGCGAGACATGGACAGGTCTGGTGAAAGAGCACGAGATCGGGATCCAAGGGAAGAAAGGCACCATCACCATAGGGACCAAGGTAGAAACAGAGAAAGGGAAAGggacagagaaagagagaaagatcgTGGGCGTGAACGTGATCGGGGTCGTGGCAGGGACAAGGAAAGAGATCGTGGTCAAGAATATGATCGTGAGCGTGAACGTGAACGTCCACGTGATAGGGATAGGGATCGTGAGCGAGATTATGGCCGTGCTAGCCATGAAAGAGACCGTGGGTACTCCATTGATAAGGATCTCAAATATGGCCATACTGAGTCGAAGCAAGGCAGGgagaggtcggtagcaaaggagaGAGATCTTGAACAGGGTGAACATGAATATGGGCAAGGATGGTATGATGAACGAAGCAAACATGGTCGTGAACGTGACTACAAACAGTTTGATCAATCACAGCAGTACGAGCACTATGATCGTGTTCATCCCCAGCATATCAGTGAAGCCAAATATGAGCGGGATCAGTCAAACCGACATGAGGGCGATTATTACTATGATAATGCACTTCAGACTGATGGCCATCACCATCAATATGAGCATCCAGATTATGAGGCACGAGAGGAGGGGGAGGCAGTTGGAGATGAATATGGATATCATCCTTAACAGAGATCCCTCTCCCCCAACCACTGAGGCTCGTGGTAACTGCTACCTTATGCTGGATGTAGATGTTAACATACTTTCAAAGCGTAGCATTTAACTCTGTCTTCGCTTCTCTTCGCAGGGATTCCAGCTGCCTTACATAGCTCTATTGCAGCAAACGtgcttggatctgtttctttctcATCAATACCTGTTGTCAAGGAGTGTTTAACATTCGAAGTTCGATATTTCTTTATGGACTTGGAGGTAGTAGTGCCATAATTACTGCCTAATTCTTATCTAGTGGCGCTTTTAGTTGGGTTGCATCGCCTTTTCATTTGTGCATATGGATCTGCTGCAGTCGTGGAATTTTTGGGTTTTGGTTTTTGGTCAATGTTGACTGCTGCAATGTGGTCTAAGCTGTTGTGTTTTGGGCCACGTTGATAATACCCTTCTCACTTCGTTCGTTGCTCATGTTGTTCCAACGAATGGAGGCTGTCATCACAGAGTTTGCCATTTTGTGATGGATTTTGGGGAGGCCGGAGATGAGTTGGCTTGTCGTTCTCATTCGCAAGAGGTGAGTAGCAGTCAATTTGGCCCAAAGTATTTCTCCGCAAAAGTAATCGATTGTTAAACTGGCAACGAGCTTACAGACTAATTTCCAAATTATTCAAGTTTATTAAAGGATCAAATAATTAGTTGTCTTCTAGCTGTTGCTCGGCATGGTAAATTGTTCCACTTCTTCGTGCTTATTCGTTGATGGAACTTGATTCATTCGTTCCTATCATTTTTTCCTGCATGTATATTTTTCCAATTAATCTTTTCTTGTGTGCTAAGATgtatttttattcaaatttagggttaatttatatattttcatgcAGTTAGATCTTTTTAGAATTTTGGTtcctaaatttaaaaatttattttgaaattcttATAGTTATTAAAGTAGAATATTTAGtttaatttatttgattattaataatttttattaataaaaatataaaaataaaagataaaaaaataattttaatgtttcaattAATGGTGACGGACGATGGCGTCGCTTAGGGTTTTGTGTGGTTGTAGATAAAGAGTGATGGTCGTTTTGTGTCAACGTCGATACAATTGTTGAATGATCCTTTCGTTGCTTTGTGTTTGTGTCGATGTTGATGCAATTGTCGAATGATGAAAGAGTTGCTTAGCATTTGCATTGGTGATCCTTTCGTCGCTCAACAATTGTGTTTACGTCGATGCATATGTCAAAGCAGCCCTTGTGTCACTCTCTATCTATGTCAACATTGATGCATTGATGCAATTGCTGATGAAAGGATCATCGATGCAAATGACAAAAGGGTTACTAAGTGATGAAAAAGTCAATGGAGCAAATACAAAGTGACTCTTATCTCTCGTCATCGTTTTCTTATCTACAACAGTCACTCGTGGCATtatcatttatcatcaccaacatcGTTTGATATCATCAATTGtaatgttaaaattatatttttatcttttattttcatatttttatcgataaaactaacaatgttaaaataaataaaactagatattttatttttataattataaaaaatttaatataaatttttaaaatgtaaAGATCAAAATGTGAAAGAGATTTAACtacaaaagataatatataataatcCTCTAATTTATCACActtcttacaaaaaaaaattttttaatttgaatTTGTATTTCAACTTTAGCAAATATTTCTCTATACGATCAAATTATGACCTCTCTTTGTAGCTTGAAAGCTTGTGTCTAAGATGACGCTCAAGTAAAATTGCCATTCAGCGCACACAAATAGACAACTCTTTAAGGTTTATCAGGAAATTGATCAAATCTTCGTATCTAAAATGACAAGTATGGCTCAATCATGAAGAATAAGATACTACATAAGCAAGTTATGATGTAGAACCACCACAATCAAATCTGCAGAGATCCAAACATAAATCGATGCACTCGTATTATCGTGTCAAATATAGAAGGCAAGGGTTGGTCAAAACATGACTGCTTGATGTCATACATATTACAATCATCACAAATGCCAGAGTACTGATTCCTGAAATATGAAAACTCAAAAGTTTTATTTCGTGGCCGACAGAAAAAGCTTAAAACATAGGATATGTGTGGTGTATAAGTCTGATCCAAGTTACAGCCTTGGCAGCTCATTTGAATCAGATGGGTTACCAGGTTCGACCTGCAATGAGAACTTACATGTAAGGAAACCCCATAGCAATCAAATGTCAAGCAGAAGCAGCAGGGTGACgagaggaaaaagagaaaaaaaaaagagaagaaaaggaaagagttGCCTAATTGGAAAACAATAGCCCAAAAATGCTTCAAAGACAGTGGCTGATATGCTTTATCACATGATGCACCCCTGCAACCACACTTCTTTTCACTTGACATTCAAGGAAAGTGGATGCATATAGAAATAGATATAATTAAACATAGTAGGAACAACCAGACTATATCAGGCCCCAGGTTCTTTTAAAGGATCTGTAAACCAGAATCCAATAAAGCATAAACATTTTGGAGAATCAATTAAGAGGCTAATACACCACATATTAAAATTGTAGATTCTCATCGACTGAAAAGCAATTGCACATGTACTTAGAGTaattattgtttttttttatagTTACTCCTACCATATATAACCACGAGTACTAGTCACCTACATTTTTCTGCCATTTTTATTAAATGTTAGTAAAAATATAAAACCAGCAATCTTGAATTTCCTCTTCAGAAATGGTTGTAATCAATAGCAATACGATAGTAGCAGAGGCATCCTTTATCTCCAAGTCATAGTCACAGTTAGCTGAATTCCTAAATCTCAACTTCCCTCTACTTCATTAACAAACTTTTGCTCCTCTCCAATTGTGGTTCTTTGTTTGAAGTTGTCAAATCGGTTGGAATTTGGCAATATTGGCAAACTTCAATTGATTTTGATTGATTCATAGCTGATTTTTGCCGATTTCTGATAGGAACAAGAAGTTACAGAAAGTTGATTCATTCTTGGACACCACCGGCGGCACAAACTGGGTGTCAAATTGAAATTGCAGTGGTCAGAAAGGGTGGCCACCAGTGTAAGGATAGCAGGTAAAATGCAGATGGACAAAGAAGCAGGGCTGTGTTCTTCCTCTTTTTATTACTCTTATTTCCATTTCAGATGTCAACAAGATGAGTATAAACAACAAAATTGTCTACTTATTAAATTGTAGAGAGCAAAATCAGTAACCTCTAGTAGAGATTCTATATTTTCTACCACCCACACTGAGAATATTTGCCAATGCCCTATTTGGCTATATAACTATACAAATAGATGAAAGATGACACAACCATTAATGCTAAGAAATATAATTGCAAAAAGGATCCACCCTTAAATCATGTGAATTTTAAATGTGAAATGATATACTTGGCTACTTGCAGAAATTTACGTATTCACGCTCAAACACACCTCAAGGTATTTTGTTAACAGAGTGGTTGTGCTAAAGTTAAAGCCCTGAACAGGCCCTCCTTCTGTGCGAGACAAGTGCAGTTGCTTCCTAACTTGAGTTGCCAGTACCTGGAAGATTTAATGGTATAAACCAATCTCATTAATCAGAAGCAGATATGGAAAAGTAAACATAATTCACCAAATTAGGGTCTAAGTGAATGACAACTGCAAGCATAATAAATCCTACTATAAGAAGATATGAAAaacttatattcaagagaaagcgGTGTCACTATACCTTCCCTAACTCCACACCCCACTGGTCAAAAGAGTTGATCCCCCATATGAAGCCTTCAACTGCAATTCTATGCTCATAGATTGCTAGTAGCTGAATAAAATCAAATGATAGCAGATTTATGCAAGGACATGCACAGAGAACTGATGAAGTATGACTCTTCAAATGAATatgtcaaaaaaatttaaaatgataaaGATCCTAAACTCAAATAACAGGAGAACTTGTAAAGTTGTCTGAACCTGCCCAATATTATAAGCATCAAATGAGGGTAATAGTAGACTCAGAGATGGCCGGTTGCCAGAAAAGGTCTGCAAATTACGATATTCATCATAAGGACATAAGATCCAAATTTGATAGAAAATACAAAGACTAAAATAATCACCTTGTGAGGAATAAGGTGGTCAGGTACATTCTCATGAAGTAACTGTTCTGGATTCTGAAATACAATCAAGTAttagtaaatataaatttaaacttaGATATAACAACCAAATCCAGAAGGTACCTTCCCATAAGCAAGAGCATCCGGCTGTGCAAAAAAGTTTGACATGAGCTCATCATGGTTACTAACTACTTCCCCTGCAATACAAAGATGTGGAAGAGCATGACTAATCTGCAGAGAGAAAACACTAACAAAAAGCCACGAGTCAGTTATTTTTGTCAGTGCCAATTATATGGTACCTTTTAGGTAAATTGGCTGCTGACTCTTGATTGAGCCTATAAAATCACAAGGAATCACTCTTCCCTGACAAATTCAAGAAGATTTTCTCATAGATCATTGTGAAAATAATATATTACAAGACTACTTGACATAATAAACATTGATTGTTTGCAAGTATTCAGAGATATAGTAGCAGAAAATCCACCTGAATTGTGCTTTCAGATATTAATTGTGGTTAGACAGTATGGataagtatgaaacattgggtttccaTGCAACTTGTAAGATTTATAAAAGAATGATGAAGAAGGGGTAGGCAATATAATCAAAGCCTGAGAAGCACAAGCCGAAATCTGGCAGTCTGATTTGACCATGAATTAAGTTCAAGTACAGAAAAGCCTGAAAACCAAACAAAAGAGACCTATATGATAAATCATACTCTTGTAAAC
This DNA window, taken from Musa acuminata AAA Group cultivar baxijiao chromosome BXJ3-7, Cavendish_Baxijiao_AAA, whole genome shotgun sequence, encodes the following:
- the LOC135643204 gene encoding U1 small nuclear ribonucleoprotein 70 kDa-like; this translates as MGDFGDPFNRNNPAVQARTKAQNRANVLQLKLIGQSHPTGLTTNLLKLFEPRAPLEYKPPVEKRKCPPYTGMAQFVSQFAEPSDPEYAPPVIKGETPTERRARIRKLRLEEGARKAAEELEKYDPSKDPHVTGDPYKTLFVARLNYETTEHRIKREFETYGPIKRVRLITDKVVNKPRGYAFIEYMHTRDMKTAYKQADGRKLDNRRVLVDVERGRTVPNWRPRRLGGGLGSTRIGGEEANQKHSGRDQQQIASGSSRSAEPRSEDVRHLDRDREKSRERGRDRERDMDRSGERARDRDPREERHHHHRDQGRNRERERDREREKDRGRERDRGRGRDKERDRGQEYDRERERERPRDRDRDRERDYGRASHERDRGYSIDKDLKYGHTESKQGRERSVAKERDLEQGEHEYGQGWYDERSKHGRERDYKQFDQSQQYEHYDRVHPQHISEAKYERDQSNRHEGDYYYDNALQTDGHHHQYEHPDYEAREEGEAVGDEYGYHP